From Sphingorhabdus sp. SMR4y:
CCTCCCAGCCCGCTGGCTTGGGTTGCACGAGCAGCGCCTGCGCTTCGACGATCTTGCCCTTCCGTACCTCTTCATCCTCATAGAGCTTTGCGATATCGGCGGGGCAGCCGTTGAGCGATGCGCTCCACGCGCTGATCGGATCGGGGGCCTCTCCGGGCGGGAAGGCCGTGGCCTTTTCCTCGCGTTCGTCGGGATGGGCGAGCAGGGCCCAGGACTTGACCTTGATCGTCTTGCCCATTTCCGAGGCCAGCGCATGGATGAACTGATATTCCTCGCACAGGTCGGAGCCTTCCGGCGACTTCATGATCGGCAGGCTGGCCTGAGCGTAATTATTCTCAAATCCCCAGCCGGCGCCAAAGCCGCCATAGATTTCCGGCGCGGCGGTATTGCCGTGCACTTCATAATGCAGCTTGGGTGCGATGACATAATCGGCCAGTTCGGCGGTTTTCGACATGCGCGGGTCGATGCAGACGAGCAGGTCGAGCGCCTTCATCGCCTCGAACGTCTTCAGCTGGTCGGGCCATGCGAGCATCGGGTTGCCGCCGAGGCAGATCAGCGCCTTCACCTGCTTGTCGCCGGGAGTCAGTATCTCGTCGGGCAGGGCCGAGGTCGGCATGCCGGAAATGCTCTGCTCGAGATCGCGGCTGTGCAATTTGCGGCCGAAACCCCAGGCCGGGATCGGGCCGGGCGTAGCGGCGATCGGCGGAGCGGGCTTGGTGAACACGCCGGTCCGACGGTTGAGATCGCCTTCGCGCAGCCAGTGTCCCATGATCGAGGTCAGCGCGAGATTGAGATATTCGGTAATATTGCCGCCGCCCGACATATTGGTGCCGGTGCCGCCGCTGATGCTGGCCTTTTTCCAGCTGCCATACATGCGCGCCGCGCGCACGATATCTTCTGCCGCCACGCCCGCGCGGTCGGCGGCCGGTCCTGCATCGAAAGGTTGCACGGCTTTCTTCAGCGCTTCAAACCCGTCGACATCCCCGGCGACGAAATCCTTGTCATACAGCTCTTCGTTGATCACCACTTTGGCAATCGCGCCGAGCAAAATCGGGTCCTGGCCGGGACGGCACTGCAGGTGGATGTCAGCCTGCCGCGCGCTGTCGGTCACCCGCGGATCGATCACGATCAGCTGCATTCCGCGCTTCTTCGCATCGTGCAATTTCTTCGCCGGGTTCATGCCGAGACCGCCGTTCATCGAGACAACCGGATTGGTTCCGATCAGCATCAGCCCGTCCCAGTCGCCGACCCGCGGCGCGCCGGCCAGCCACGGCCCGATCAGCGCGCGGGCGATGCCCTTGCCCGGCTGGTCGATGGTGACGCTGTCATAGACCGAGGTCGAACCGATCGCATCCATCAGCGCGAGCATGAAGGCATGGGCGTTGACATTATTATAGCCAAAGGTGCCGACATAGGAGGCGACGCTGTCGGGGCCATGTTCCTCGACGATCCGCTCGAGCCGCGCGGCGATATCGCGCGCCGCATCGCGCCAGTGCACAGCCTGCTTTTCGCCATGCTTCATCCCGGTATAGCTGGTCAGCAACCGTGTGTCGAAACTGTGGTAATTGGCCAGTTGCCGGCCCTTGATGCAGCTATAGCCTTCGAATTCCGGGTTATCCTTGTCGCCGTGAGTCTTCACCGGAACGCCGTCTTCGAAATCGACGATCAGGCCGCAATGTGCGTGACACGCCCTGCACATGACATGCTTCTGTCCGGTGAATGCTTCGCTGATCATATTTCTCTCCACAGTCTAATTTAGCAGGGTGAGGCCATTGCTTTTTGCAATTTAATCGTTCAATTAACCCAGCAGTGATTCAAGCAATATCGCAGACGACGGGGCCGGACCACTGACCCTATTGATAAGAAGTTGGGAGCAAGATGATGGCCGACAAACCGAGTGCAGCAGAACTGAAAGATTATGCCGAACAGGCGGACGCCTGGTTCAAGGAAAATACCGTGCGCGATCCCGGCTTCATGCTGCCATTGACCTTCATGGAAGTGTCGACCGACCAGCAGTTTGACTTTCTCCAGGAGTGGCAGCGCAAGGTCTATGAAGCGGGTTATCTCGGTGCCAGCTGGCCGAAGGAATATGGCGGCGGTGGTTTGCACAGCGATTTTCAGCGTGTTGCTACCAGGGCGATGAAGAATTATGACGCGCCGATCATGCTCAACGCGATCGGCAACGGCTGGGCCGGACCGCTTATTCTCGATCTCGGCAGCGAGGAACAGAAGCAGAAATATATCAAGCCGATGCTCAGCGCCGAGGATATCTGGTGCCAGGGCTTTTCCGAACCGGAAAACGGGTCCGATCTCGGCAACGCACAGCTGAAAGCCGTGAAAGAGGGCGATGAATATGTTCTCAACGGTTCCAAGATCTGGACCTCGCTCGGCGATCGCGCAAAATATATGATCCTGCTCGCGCGCACCGATTTCGATGCGCCGAACAAATATGCCGGACTTAGCTTTTTCCTCAACCCGATGAAGATCGACGGCATCACCACCAGCCGGATCAAGAAGCTGACCGGCGAATATGGCTTCGTCCAGACCTTCTTCACCGACGCGCGCATTTCCGCCGACTGCCTGTTCGGCGGAGAGGGCAATGGCTGGTCGATGGCGATGAAGACGCTGGAATATGAGCGTGGTGCCAAGGTCAAGCCGGTCGGCGGTTTTTTCGTCAAGGAACTGGACGTGATGGAAATTGTCGAGCTGGCGAAAAATTCGGTCCGCAACGGCAAGCCCTTGCTCGACGATCCGGTGATGCGCGACAAGATGACGCAATATATGATCGATATCCAGGCGCTGAATCTCAACAACACCCGCCGCCGGATGCCGCAGCTGATGCAGGACAAGCCAATGGGGCTGCCGCTGATGAACAAGCTGGCGCGCACCGAACTGATCCGCGAGCTGACCGAATTCTCGCTGGCGTTCCAGGGCACCAAGGCGGGCTATTATGTCGGCGATGAAAATGCGGTCGACGACGGTTACTGGCATCGCAGCTATCTCAACAGTTTTTCGGCCACAATTGGCGGAGGCACTTCGGAGATCCAGCGCAATATTGTCGCGGAACATGCGCTCGGATTGCCGAAAACGAGATAAATCTGGAGCCGTGAACCGCCGTTCGTCCTGAGCTTGTCGAAGGACCGGTTGCGACGAGAGAAATGGTTCGACAGGCTCACCACGAACGGTCTTGCGACCAATTTGGGAATTGAGGATATATATGGATAATCTAGGCACAATCGGGACTACCGAAGAGCAGATCGAACTGATGGATGTGGCGACCAATTTCTGCCGTGACAAAAGCCCGGTCGACAAGGTGCGCGCGCTGATCGACGACGATCTGGGCTATGATCCGGATGTCTGGCGTGAAATTGGCGAGCTCGGCTGGCTCGCGATCGCGATTCCCGAAGCGCATGACGGAGTCGGCCTGTCGATGGCCGAAGTCGTGCCGATCGCCGAGCAGATGGGCCGCAACCTGATGAGCACGCCCTTTGGTTCGACCACGCTGGCGGCGCAGGCTCTGCTGGCCGGCGGCAGCGAAGCGCAGCAGGCCGCATGGTTGCCGAAGATTGCAGCAGGCGCAGCGGCGACGCTGGCGCTACGTGAAGATAATGGCGACTGGGACCTGTCCAATATCGAGGCGACCGGTACCGTGAGCGGCAACAGCGTCAGTCTGTCCGGCAAGAAGCAGCTGGTGCTCTGGGCCGACAGCGCCGATCTGATCATCGCTTCGGTCAAAATCGACGGTGCGGTCGGCTTCGCCCTGATCGAGCGCTCGGGGCTGCCCGAAGGTGCGCTGCGCCGCGAAACGGTGATCGACGAAACGGCGCGCAGCTATGAAGTGAATCTCGATGGCGTGACCGTCTCGGCCGATGCCCTGTTCGACGCATCGCGGACTCGCGAGACGCTGGAGAAAATCGAGCTGGCGGCGGGCCTGATCCATGCCGCGGAAATGACTGGCGGGGCGCAGTCGGTGATCGATTATACGCTGGAATATCTCAAGACCCGCAAACAGTTCGGCAAGATTATCGGCAGCTATCAGGCGCTGAAACATCCGACGGTGAACAATTATGTCGAATATGAAAAAGCGCGCACGCATCTGTACAGCGCCGCGCACAGCTGGGGCGAGCAGGGCCGCGGCGAGGTTGC
This genomic window contains:
- a CDS encoding molybdopterin-dependent oxidoreductase produces the protein MISEAFTGQKHVMCRACHAHCGLIVDFEDGVPVKTHGDKDNPEFEGYSCIKGRQLANYHSFDTRLLTSYTGMKHGEKQAVHWRDAARDIAARLERIVEEHGPDSVASYVGTFGYNNVNAHAFMLALMDAIGSTSVYDSVTIDQPGKGIARALIGPWLAGAPRVGDWDGLMLIGTNPVVSMNGGLGMNPAKKLHDAKKRGMQLIVIDPRVTDSARQADIHLQCRPGQDPILLGAIAKVVINEELYDKDFVAGDVDGFEALKKAVQPFDAGPAADRAGVAAEDIVRAARMYGSWKKASISGGTGTNMSGGGNITEYLNLALTSIMGHWLREGDLNRRTGVFTKPAPPIAATPGPIPAWGFGRKLHSRDLEQSISGMPTSALPDEILTPGDKQVKALICLGGNPMLAWPDQLKTFEAMKALDLLVCIDPRMSKTAELADYVIAPKLHYEVHGNTAAPEIYGGFGAGWGFENNYAQASLPIMKSPEGSDLCEEYQFIHALASEMGKTIKVKSWALLAHPDEREEKATAFPPGEAPDPISAWSASLNGCPADIAKLYEDEEVRKGKIVEAQALLVQPKPAGWEGKLSVGNAAMMEELSEYAARLGEPVEDGEFPFRMIGRRMTAIHNSNWHEDPVQRKRVPHHPAFMNPADMESLGLSEDQPIELESARAFISCVAKADKTVRAGCVSTPHSWGTNPDEKEDPLGEGGNTGRLSFNDRDFDKRTGIPLMSAIPIRVRAKQANAELEAAE
- a CDS encoding acyl-CoA dehydrogenase family protein; protein product: MMADKPSAAELKDYAEQADAWFKENTVRDPGFMLPLTFMEVSTDQQFDFLQEWQRKVYEAGYLGASWPKEYGGGGLHSDFQRVATRAMKNYDAPIMLNAIGNGWAGPLILDLGSEEQKQKYIKPMLSAEDIWCQGFSEPENGSDLGNAQLKAVKEGDEYVLNGSKIWTSLGDRAKYMILLARTDFDAPNKYAGLSFFLNPMKIDGITTSRIKKLTGEYGFVQTFFTDARISADCLFGGEGNGWSMAMKTLEYERGAKVKPVGGFFVKELDVMEIVELAKNSVRNGKPLLDDPVMRDKMTQYMIDIQALNLNNTRRRMPQLMQDKPMGLPLMNKLARTELIRELTEFSLAFQGTKAGYYVGDENAVDDGYWHRSYLNSFSATIGGGTSEIQRNIVAEHALGLPKTR
- a CDS encoding acyl-CoA dehydrogenase family protein, producing MDNLGTIGTTEEQIELMDVATNFCRDKSPVDKVRALIDDDLGYDPDVWREIGELGWLAIAIPEAHDGVGLSMAEVVPIAEQMGRNLMSTPFGSTTLAAQALLAGGSEAQQAAWLPKIAAGAAATLALREDNGDWDLSNIEATGTVSGNSVSLSGKKQLVLWADSADLIIASVKIDGAVGFALIERSGLPEGALRRETVIDETARSYEVNLDGVTVSADALFDASRTRETLEKIELAAGLIHAAEMTGGAQSVIDYTLEYLKTRKQFGKIIGSYQALKHPTVNNYVEYEKARTHLYSAAHSWGEQGRGEVAVRMAAAQSHASYSTAADRAIQFHGGFGFTHDCDAQLHRRKAILSGALIGDAAYQRSKLANLLFD